From one Flavobacterium kingsejongi genomic stretch:
- a CDS encoding GNAT family N-acetyltransferase — protein MEKSFETERLLLREMRTTDDAGMFELDSNPKVHRFLGNNPVKNIEESRAYIAILHQQYKETGIGRWAVILKSTGAFIGWAGLKLEKHPVDGQPYYDIGYRFIEAYWGKGYGSEVATAFLDYGFNVLKLPVINAYADADNAGSRKILEKSGLRLLHSFELDGLSAVWYEIKATDFLR, from the coding sequence ATGGAAAAATCATTTGAGACCGAACGGCTTCTTTTACGTGAAATGCGTACTACAGATGATGCAGGCATGTTTGAACTGGATTCAAATCCCAAGGTACACCGCTTCCTTGGAAATAATCCGGTAAAAAACATCGAAGAAAGCCGTGCTTATATAGCGATACTCCACCAGCAATACAAGGAAACAGGAATAGGGCGTTGGGCAGTAATCCTTAAAAGCACCGGAGCCTTTATAGGCTGGGCAGGATTAAAACTCGAAAAACACCCTGTTGATGGGCAGCCGTATTATGACATTGGCTACCGTTTCATAGAAGCGTACTGGGGCAAGGGTTATGGCAGCGAAGTGGCAACTGCTTTCCTGGACTACGGTTTTAACGTGCTGAAGCTGCCAGTAATCAATGCGTATGCCGATGCTGATAATGCAGGTTCCAGGAAAATTCTCGAGAAATCAGGACTGCGTCTACTGCACTCATTTGAACTGGATGGGCTATCAGCAGTCTGGTATGAAATAAAAGCAACTGATTTTTTGCGGTAA
- a CDS encoding putative signal transducing protein has translation MGLMKVFSGSEILALSLQSKIEEAGITTVLKNNNQANVLPSLENLSPAVEVFIQETDFSRANPIIEDFRMSI, from the coding sequence ATGGGATTGATGAAAGTATTTTCAGGAAGCGAAATTTTAGCATTGTCATTACAGTCTAAAATTGAAGAAGCAGGAATTACAACTGTTTTGAAAAATAATAATCAGGCAAATGTATTACCAAGTTTGGAAAATTTATCGCCTGCAGTAGAGGTTTTTATCCAGGAAACAGATTTCTCCAGAGCGAATCCAATTATTGAGGATTTCAGGATGAGCATCTAA